The nucleotide sequence GGTGCAGGAGTTTGACAGGCAAGACAAGAAAAATGAATTGGACTAAAATGATTTAAGGGTAAAAAATACAAGATTTTGAAACACGAGTAGCCAAAATAACTGAAAACATGAGGTAATATCTGATTCCGGAAGGAGTGATGCCCACCCCTGTGATTGTATCTAAGACTGCAGCCCAGAATGTTCTTCACCTGAATAGTGAGGTCTAGGAAGCCACGGCTTTAGTTATTCCAGACCtttcaaaacttttaattttggaaatcGGTTCTATGACTTAGTACAAAGTTACACTAGACTTTAGAGGGTGGATGGTAACTGTATCAGAAACCACAATTAGTTTACCCATCATACCAAGTCTATAGAAAGTGTCTGATTCGCCAGTATGTTTATTGAGGAAAGAAATATTAGGACTGAGCATGAATGACCTACACCATAACTTTATAGCTACTAGTGAATAAATACAATATGCTTCTGCAAATTCACAAAATGTAACACCTACAAAGCGAAATACTTTGTGTAACCTATTAGACCAGCTTCAGAGTTCATCTTCGGAAAGGCCAGTTTTAAACTGGTTATACAAAGCTAATATTCAACTGAAACCTGGCAAACATTTCACAGGAAATCATATCCCATCCCAGCCAAATATGCATCAAAGTATGAAGAGTAAGGTTGAGCATGGATATTATTAAACCGGAGTCAAGCCCATACTCTAGTCCCATGGTttgtgttagaaaaaaaatacggTTCGTTTAGAATGTGTTTATATCGAGACAGATAAACAAATGTACTGTTAAGGACAGAGAAAGTTCCACACCAATTGCTGAAATATTGAAGCTATACCATGGTGTGTAAGATTTAAGATCTTTGTACCTGAGCTATGGTTATTGGCAGTTAGAATTTGAAGAAATATGGAAGAAATACACGGGATTTTTATTCCGAAACAGTCAATATATATTCCAGGTATTGCCTTTTGAATTGTTCAATGCTATATCACACAGTTCACCGGGTGTTTGAACCTCACTCTAGGAGAAGAGTGTACCGATTTCTCAAGAACTTACTTTTATGATATACTAGTTACTTCAGCGATTTTGAACATCACATGCACCACCTTCATACAGTATTATAAAAATGGCATGACTGTGAAACtgcgaaaatattttattttgtcaaccaGAAATGTTATTCTTGGGCGACATTCTAACGCCTGCAGAGATCCGAACCACGCCGGAAAATGtgacaaattataaataattaccaaATTTTCATAACCAAGGAATGTAAAACAGCTCAGAGACTATCTAGGAATTGTCGGTGTTTAACGTAACTATtcggataaaattttaaaaatattccctTACCTTTATTTGAATTGCTTAGAAAAGATACACTGAAACAAGGCAGCAATGCATCATACACTCCAAAGAAAGAAGTTAATTTTGAACAAGAATGCATCTGATTATGTATTGGGTGTAAAACTTGCTCAAATATAGGCTTATGGTAAATGACAGACAGTAGCAATGGCGAGTAGCACTCTTAATTGAGCCGAAAGAAATTACACCTTCACCGGAAAATAAATGTTAGGCATAGTGTGGCGTTAACAAAAATATCGCGATATTCTTCTGGGCGAGGAAATCATTTTCCGTACAGACCACCAGACTTTGACTGTTTTTTTAACTGGAGGGATAGTTAGCAGTAGACTTACGAAATGGTCATTATTAATACACGAATTAGTCGTCAGAATTTATACAACAATTTAATCTCATAGATATTGTTCTTTGCTCATACATCAACATAAGATAGCTAGATATTTTTATGTGTCTGCTTAACGTTTCTGGAATGAACTACATGATTCAATCAGAATTCAaattacatttctatgtttaagGAAAAATTATTCAGGTACTTACTAAAGTCTTAAGTTCAGGTTTAAGTGACTCTATTAGCGTAATGTGTGTGAATGTGTATGAATTATTAtagtaatttataaatttatcaaCTTATTTGTAATAacttaagtttttgtaaattccacttttaaaatcttatattttaataGCTATTGGTATCTCAGGtgttaaaattgatttaatttaatcTAATTTCATAGtttatattcatttgtttatttagtttgtactgtatttgtaaattgtttacattttcttgGCTATAGTTTCTATTAAGGTTATCTAATTaatctatattttgttttatgatcaaTTTTTATGTACGTAATTTGTCAACatttatgtggttaagtgtatGACAAGGCTACGTCGTAACTTTGCCAGATGAAATGAgcccaaaaaatataaataataaagtttGGTATATGAATCAACAGCATATaagttactagctgcagtacccagcgttgcccgggctgaacacagggtgaaggggaactgttcaaagatcagatgtagttagtaattgtcttcttaatttgaatgtcaagtgtgcaaaataatttatatcactttcagatcccgacagacgttgttctgccagtttatagttagttgcctggtctgtatgtaatctagactctataaagcaatatagaaaaaaaaactgaaaaataagggattactaatattgaaaagattccattatctagctagtgctcggcatgcattgcaatgcctcattcagttttgttttgtaatatgtttgaagtagttacacatatacaaataatctatccatgtctctaaatatatatttatctctatctacatctatagtcctatacatctatgtatctctctatctgtatttatctctttatatctacatatattcctcacactatctctatgtattctatatgagggtactgattgcttcgttgttaatatcacacgggtgtttttttacttgtatgggaaaattaataatgataaggcatctagtgcgtggcaacaatgttaatagtcaataggaaataaacttctagcgcctgcggcattgtcaacacacacttcgtacgtgtactgcatgttgtatcgaaccccctccaacgcatttgattctaaattggacttttagtaaggatccctaatgttattgataatataatatagcatatagccttcctcgataaatgtactatccaacactgaaagaatttttaaaatcggacccgtggttcctgagattagcgcgttcaaacaaacaaacaaacaaactcttcagctttataatattagtaggtatAGATATGAAGCTTGGTTAGACGTCATAAATCGAATATATTTATAACTTATGAAGCTGAAAACGCATATTGCAATCAAGGATCTCCGGGCAAAtttaatatacaaataatattGAGATTTCTGCGTGTTCTACAGAGTATTAAAACTCAAATCTATTTAGTATGAAATTGAATGCGAAGTTCACATTGCACTGAAGCTGTAAGATCGCAGTAACGGTGACATGGAGGTGGTGTACCTGTGTGTATGCGCACGTGGCCCTTGAGCTGGCCGTTGTTGCTGAAGCCCACGTGGCAGTGCGGGCAGCGGTACTTCTTGGGCCGGTGCTTGCGCGCGCCGGAGGCCGGGTCGCGCGGCGGTCGCGCCGCCTCCAGCTCCAGGACGAGGGCCGCCTCCAGCCAGGGCAGGTCCGTCAGCAGCCAGGGGGCGCCGCACCACCAGTCCTGCTGCTGCTGCACCGGCGCTCCTGCTGCTGGGTCTGCTCCCTGCAGCAGTGTCCCTGGCACCCTGGCCTCCAGAGGGTCTCCGGGAGCTGGCACCCTGGCCTCCAGAGCGTCTATGGGAGCTCCCGACTGGAGAACCTCTGGCACCCGCGCCTCCAGGGAGCCCCGCGCCGCCCAGGGTCGGAACAACCCCCGCGCGCCGGCCGGACACCGAGGCCTAGCGAGCAGCGGCGCCATGTCGCGTCTGGCCTCACACGGCACTGCCCCGGCCGGCGCGGCCCGGCCTAGCGAGCAGTGAGGAGGGGTGGTATCATGCTACACACAACCACGCCGAGACTAAATAATGACAAACTAACCCCTAAAGCCGGCGGCCCCTGTCCCCGCCTCTCCCCGCCCCCAGGAGCCCCTGCTGTTGAGAAAGGCGAAACTTATATCAATTGTAAGTCGGCGGAGAGGGGTGTTGCCCTTTTGCGAGTCGGTCGAGAGGAACAGGGCGCGCCACGTCAGCAGGATCCAGTCGCACGTCTCAGACCTGCAGTTGACGAGAAACTGTCATTTTCACCTCGGGGTTGTCTGTTCGCAATGATCACATTTATGTACGAGGTTGAGTTATAGAAACATGGTAAAAATTTCTGcgcgagggttattttttttaaaacggacCCACGACTAATTGCAATTCCTATCCTGCTTTATTATTTCTTCTTCCCATTACTCTCACATGCCACATCTGGCGTAGTTTGCCTCACTTAAAGTCTAATTCTCAGCTCTTCCCTCCGTGCATTATAATGTCACCACAGATTTCTGTCTCCACCGACACTTTCCAATGAACTGTCTTTTGTAATCTGAACTGACCTCcgtatttttttacattgatTAGTTATActtcattaaaattatatataagtatatctatatgaatgtttgtttgtttgtttgtttgtttgtcccttatgttttcctaaaccattcatcagATTGCGATGAAACTTCGTATGCCCACGAAGGTTTCTGAATCAGTACATCCATTTTATAATTAACGGCGCGCGAatagtttcaacaaatgtgtgtaccTACTATTTCATATAATTTAGCGGTAGTTCGTGAGTTTTTGGTGTATAAGTGAGCACGCATGacaaaattgaattaaatataaaaatctatCAAATTAGCATGGTACAGAGATAGAAAgaaataaagagagatagagtAATAGCGAAATATAAAGAGAGATtgaagatagagagatagagataggtATAATTAATTAGATATATACAAGGAGGTATAtaaatatagagagatatagcgaaccatatatatatatagatacaggTATatgtagagagagagatagatatacataggtaatatatataattatggatAGAGttataaagagatagagagacaCAGATTTATACATAGTTAGAGAGGTAGAGAATTATTGTGagatagagggatagagagatgATTTGTTTATGTGTAGCCCACCTACTTCaaccaaattataaaatattgaatgaggcattgcgaTGCATtgcgggcattagctagtatttaatatttgttttatttgatatttttgtaCTTGCTACCATAGAAGGCTAAAatcacacaattaaaaaaatcttaaggtTTCTAAATTTATGTTAGGCGATATAATATTGTCTTTTGGACAATAGTTGTTTTTGACAGGTGCTAAACTATGCTGCAGATAGGCAAGCGAGCGAGAGAGCCGCATGGGCCGCGATGCTGTGGAAGGCCTCGGCCGCCCCAGGAAGCCACTCAATACAAGATTGATGGCGCCGACTGAGACCGCGGTGGCCACTTCAACTGCTCTGGGGGAGGCCATTGTGAGGAGTGAGGAGGGGCACGCactttccccctccctccccatgTGATGACTGCGGGGATGAATGTGCGGCTGCTATTGGCCCCGACACTCACTTCGTCATGCCGCCCTTTAACTCATTTACATACACTCGCATCCAAGCCGCACAACCCCAAACAACAGTCACCAGAATAACTTTTATGGATGAACTTGCAAATTGACTCGGCCATTCGAGCTGGTTGTAATTGTTCTGAAGTTTCGTGCGGCCTGCCACTGAAATGAAGTCGTCACGAAAATGCGTCAATGTTGCTCTTGTTATCAGTTGCAGAAGCATTGTGAGTTAAGTCGATCGGGATTATCGCTGCTGCCTGCATTAGAGTTTGTTTCTCCGAAGTGGCTGCTGGTCCGATTCCTAACGGTATCCCTTCTCCACACAGCACGGGCTGGTAATTTGCGTGAAGCACTTGAAACTATCAGACACGAGAACACATGGGTAGTTGTCGCTCGAACAGTTCGAACGTCAGGAGCAAGTGCTTGCGAGTGACATACTCTGTGAGTGTTCTCTCTCGCCAGTGACTTCACTCAGCTCGTCTGCTTCGCGGCGTGGCAGCAGCGCTGATTGGCCCTTGGCCGTGTGTGCTGTGTCCTAGCATCTTTCCGAATCGTTCTGAGAACCAATGAGGAGTGCCGAGTGCGTGTAGCCGGGCGTCGGACAAGCAGTTCTCGCCATCTGCACGGGACCTCTCTTCATCTTAGATCCCTGTCtgcggcatttagtaggagtattGTTGCAAAGTGTGCGGAAGGCAGGGACGCTACGCGGGCCTTCAGGCGGTAGTACCATGGTCTGGTCCGGGGAgcccacacggccactgacgtcatgagCGCATACCGTCGGGGATTATATAGGCCCCAGCTCGCCCCATCCTTCCTCAGTGCCGTCATCTACCGCTTAATGGCCCGGGAATCCTGCGGGCTTACTGAGGCCGCCGCGTGCAGTGGCGTGACTCCGAccgctgttctggatgtttcgggcgtcgtgtcggcccgggatgacgtgacacGTCACAGCCATTCCAGTCCGTTTCAGGAATACGACCAGTGGGTATAAAAGCTGCGACGCCGATCTCCGCCGGAGTTCGAACAGGaaagttgagtgaagtgcgagcgGCGCGACACGGAGCGACGGGACTGTGAGTGCGAGGCTGAGTGTGTGTGGACTGGcacgaggtgaggggcgaaccacttttgagcctagctccagcgaggagtgagAACTTTGGACTGGGCAGATACTCAGTGATTTGATGATTTAATcagtagtgtaaatattagtagccaaaaaatatataaaaataattgggCTTTCCTTAGGAATCTGTTTTCCCCaattcgtaacaatattgatGGTTAATTTGTAACAAGATTAACATTAATAACATCCCTTatctaaaatcaggtccaaagccatggtttagtatttttctcaagtcttttttcgcttttattagagccatttcattttatagtttaaacttgtcgctctgcaaatcgaatgactctatagtctacgtagctgctcctgcaACGAATTCCaatggcgggtgcggaaaatacgtgtgattcgcatccagaaatttattttaaatcataat is from Bacillus rossius redtenbacheri isolate Brsri chromosome 15, Brsri_v3, whole genome shotgun sequence and encodes:
- the LOC134539606 gene encoding E3 SUMO-protein ligase EGR2-like translates to MAPLLARPRCPAGARGLFRPWAARGSLEARVPEVLQSGAPIDALEARVPAPGDPLEARVPGTLLQGADPAAGAPVQQQQDWWCGAPWLLTDLPWLEAALVLELEAARPPRDPASGARKHRPKKYRCPHCHVGFSNNGQLKGHVRIHTGERPFKCDAAQCGKTFTRNEELTRHKRIHSGVRPYPCAACGKRFGRKDHLKKHARTHQPAPPPLPLAVYQYPYLYGYCDTVLAQNSLVFSRVKWTCTSQVRRASCSGNSLRCTEWSPC